The Xiphias gladius isolate SHS-SW01 ecotype Sanya breed wild chromosome 9, ASM1685928v1, whole genome shotgun sequence genome window below encodes:
- the ghitm gene encoding growth hormone-inducible transmembrane protein — MLVARLTCLRSLPLAGLRPVLTQGSPALRAPTLRASTPLLRPQQGFSSKARFGFRRGRATRDQLKEAAFEPATDTAIRIDSMGRMILAGGAAVGLGALCYYGLGMSNEIGAIEKAVIWPQYVKDRIHSTYMYFAGSVGLTALSAVAVSRTPALMGLMMRGSWLAIGATFAAMIGAGMLVRSISYEHSPVPKHLAWMLHAGVMGAVIAPLTLLGGPLMMRAAWYTAGIVGGLSTVAMCAPSEKFLNMGGPLAVGFGVVFASSIGSMFLPPTSAFGAGLYSVAVYGGLVLFSMFLLYDTQKVIKRAETHPLYGVQKYDPINACMGIYMDTLNIFMRLVMILANGGGGKRK; from the exons ATGTTGGTGGCGAGGTTGACGTGCCTGAGGAGTCTCCCCTTAGCCGGGCTCCGTCCCGTGCTGACGCAGGGCTCCCCGGCCCTGAGAGCACCCACCCTGCGGGCCAGTACACCCCTGCTCAGGCCACAGCAG GGTTTCTCCTCTAAGGCCAGATTTGGTTTTCGACGTGGGAGGGCAACCAGAGACCAGCTCAAAGAAGCAGCTTTTGAGCCAGCGACAGATACCGCCATTAGAA TTGACAGCATGGGAAGAATGATTCTGGCTGGAGGTGCAGCAGTTGGTCTTGGAGCTCTGTGCTACTATGGGCTCGGCATGTCCAATGAAATTGGTGCCATTGAGAAAGCAGT GATCTGGCCACAGTATGTGAAGGACAGGATCCACTCCACCTACATGTACTTTGCAGGCAGCGTTGGACTGACTGCTCTGTCAGCTGTAGCTGTGAGCAGGACCCCAGCACTTATGGGTCTGATGATGAGAGGATCCTGGCTG GCGATTGGAGCAACTTTTGCAGCCATGATTGGTGCCGGCATGCTGGTCAGGTCTATTTCATATGAGCACAGTCCTGTGCCCAAACACCTCGCTTGGATGCTCCATGCAG GTGTCATGGGTGCTGTCATCGCCCCCCTTACTCTTCTGGGAGGGCCCCTGATGATGAGGGCTGCCTGGTACACAGCCGGCATCGTGGGAGGTCTGTCTACTGTGGCCATGTGCGCCCCGAGCGAGAAGTTCCTCAATATGGGTGGGCCATTGGCTGTCGGCTTTGGAGTGGTCTTCGCTTCCTCTATTG GATCAATGTTCCTGCCGCCCACCTCAGCATTTGGAGCAGGGCTTTACTCAGTGGCCGTCTATGGAGGCCTGGTCCTTTTCAGCATGTTCCTTCTCTATGATACACAGAAGGTCATCAAGAGGGCAGAGACACACCCACTCTACGGTGTACAGAAATATGACCCCATCAACGC